AATCAAAACGGATATATCCTTGAAAGAATGGAAATGACTGATACAGACTCAGGAAAAGGATGGGTGAAATTGACAAAAGATGCCATTAAACCCATGAGTATGGATCAGTGGAATAACTCGATGGACATGACCAATAAATATGTGCAGGCCACGGCAAGAGCCATCCATGAAAAACCTGAACCTCCCAGGCAAAATGCTGAAATTGAAAAGTGGCTGGATTATCAAAACCAGGAAACAGGTCTATATACTTTTGTGGTGCTGTCCACCAATATTGAGCCCGAGGCGGCTCTTGGCGCTGCCATGCGTTTTGAGGATCAAAATATAACTTCAGGCCATCCTTATGCTTATCGTTTAACGATCAATGAAACCCGAAATCCCACCGCCCAGGATACTGCATTGGTGATTTTAGAGGATACCAGAACGTCCTATGTCCCACCATCTGTTTATGGACTTCGCCTGGAGGAACACGAACAAACCCTTAAATTATTCTGGGAGGCTGAGAACAATGACCGCCTTTTTGGTTTATACCATATAGAGCGATCCACAGACAAGCAAAATTTTAAACGTGTAACAGACTTACCCATTTATCTTGGAGCAAAAGATGCTACCGAGCACATTTTTATTGATTCTGTGGAGAATTACCAAAGGTATTCCTACCGGGTCATTGGCATCACCCCTTTTGGTGATGAAGGGAAAACTTCTGAAGTTGTTGAAGGTATGGCCCGGGATTTTTCTCCTGCCGTGGGAGCAACAGAGATTAAAGCAAAAGGAAACAGGCAGGCAGTTGACGTGACCTGGAACCTGTTGGTGAAATCGCCAGATCTTTCTGGTTTTTACATTGGCAGGGGGCCAAATGCCAATGGACCGTTCGCCTATATTAATGAAAAATTATTATCTCCTAACGCTCGCTCTTTTAAAGATGAGAGCCCACGGGCAAATGAACCTTTTTATATTGTTCATGCAGTGGATACGGCCGGTAATGTCAGCCCTGCCTTCGCGGCCATGGCCAGTGTTTTTGATGACGAACCCCCTTCAGCCCCGGTTGGACTTTATGGAGAAATAGATACATTGGGATTAGTGACTATTCAGTGGAAAGAAAACAGAGAGTCCGATTTAATGGGCTATCACGTATTTACCGCGAATGGTAAAAATGATGTTTACAGACCATTGACCAGTCGGCCTGTCCACAGTGCTTCAATCAGGGATACGGTCAATATGAAAAACCTGGATAAGGAGGTTTATTATAAGATCACCGCGCTTGATTATAACAATAATCCTTCAGGGTACTCGGATGTATTGGTATTAAAAAGACCAGATATCATTCCTCCTGTTGCACCCTCCATTTACAAATATGAAGTTGGAGAGGGGACCGTGAACCTCATCTGGCATAACAGCCCTTCTGACGATGTTAGTCGACACAAATTGATCCGAAAAAAAGAAGCTGCAAGGGAGTCTGTCGAATTGGTTAGCTTTGAAAACAAAGAGCTAACGTCTTTTGGCGATAAAGGATTGGAAGCTGGATCGTCTTATCAATACACCCTCATCGCTATGGATGAAGCAGGAAACCAAACGACCTCTGTTCCTTTATTGGTCACCGTTTATGACAAGGGAGTCCGGCCAGCTGTCCAACAATTTACCGCTGAAATGGATAAGGAAACCAAAACCGTTAGCCTCAGCTGGGTCTATGATCAGCCTTCCAATGATTACAGGTTTGTCATTTTTAAAGGCAAGAACGAAGAACCATTAAAAAGTTTTAAGTCCACAGGTGCGGATCGGACCACTTTTCAAGATTTAATACTTTCAGAGGGAATATATAAATATGCCATTAAGGTTATTTATCCTGACGGCGGCGAGTCCGGACTAAGTGAAACAGTTCAATTAATGGTAGGGAGATAGACTTCCGAATAATAATATACATCCTAATGAATAAAATATCCCGTTTTTTCATAATTCTGCTCTGCTCAATGGGCTCTTTAAATGCCCAGGACATTGAGGGGTTGAATCAGGCAACACCCTTTGCATGGTCCGGAGCCCTCGCTGTTCAAACAGGATTTTACCAAGCTAACGGAATTGGAGATCGCTCGCCGAGTTCTATCTGGAGCTTAAGCAGTAATATGAATTTCACTTTGTATGATCAACTGAATTTGCCTTTTTCATTTACGGTGGGGCGTTATGGCACCCAGTCCAGTTATCCTACTTTTGGTCAGGTTGGGCTCAGTCCCAGTTACAAATGGGCGACCCTGCATTTGGGACACCGAAATATGACTTTTTCTCCTTACACTCTTGCCGGGCATACCTTTTTGGGAACAGGTATAGAGATCACCCCCGGAAAATTTCGATTTTCGGCCATGTATGGAAAATTGCGCAATGCAGCTGAAGTAGATACCACCTATTCTTATGTTCAGCCATCTTTCAAGCGGTTGGGTTATGGTTTTAAAATCGGGGTGGGCAATGAAGAACAATATGTGGATTTAATACTCTTTAAGGCAAAAGATGATGCGCAATCGCTGGTGGAGTCCCAGGAATCGATCACTCCTGCAGAGAATTTGGTTTTAGGGGTAAGTGCTCAGTTTTCGTTGTTTAAAAGGGTATTTGTGCATTATGACGTAGCGGGTAGTATTTTCACCAGAGATATGAATTCGTTAGCCATTTTCATTGAGGATACTCCAAAGGTTTATGAAACCTTTTTGAGTAATAATTTCTTTGAAGCCAAAGCATCAACCCGAACCAACCTGGCCAATAAAGTCAGTATCAATTATCAACATCCAAAGGCTTTTAACATAAGATTTGAATATGAACGCATTGATCCTCAATACGAAACCATGGGAGCCTATTTTTTTGCCAATGATCTTGAGCGTCTCACCCTGGGGTCTTCGATGAATCTTTTTAAGAATAAGGTAAGCCTCCGGGGAAGTTATGGTATTCAGCGGAATAACCTCCTTAAAAATCGGCTCGAAACCACCCAAAAAAACATAGGTTCTGCGAATCTAGATATCCATCCCAATGCCCAATTTGGCATGAATGTGAATTATTCCAACTATTCGATTTACCAGGAAGCAGGCAGGTTTGATCTCAATGATACCGTTGCTTTCAATCTGGCCACCACCACAGTAGGCATTGTTCCCCGACTAAACATTCAGCGAGCTAATATTATCCACAGTTTTTTTATCAACGCCAATTATCAGAAGAGTAACCAGGACAACGATCTGTTTTTTGGAAAAAATCAGGATTTTGAATCCCAAATGGCTTCCTTAAATTATACCCTAGTTTTGCTAACTTCTCAATTTACCCTCAATACTGCGATCAATTATCATGCTTTTTCTGTTGCCGGTACGACTACAGAACTCCTGGGGGGGACTCTAGGAGTAAATTTGTCGTTCCTTGAAGGGAAATGGACCCTGGGGCTTTCAAATTCCCTGAATGCACGGCATTTGAATGGAGTAGGGGATGGCAATACGTTCAATGCCAATCTGGCGATTAATTTCAGACCATCAAGTGCCCATTCATTAGGGCTGAATGTAGGGTGGCTTAATAATTTTTTAACTGCGTCAAATGATTTTTCAGAAATCAGGGGAGGACTGGTTTATTCCTACCTCATTGGCCCTGCCGGCAAAAAAACACCGAGGTAAATTTTTCCAAGTATTAAAAAGTATTAAAAAACGTCAATTTCAGGTTAGGATGTTTAGCCGTCGTCCAGTATTTTCGTACCTTAAATGGGCAAAACAACGAAATACATGAAAATCACTCCGCATATCCTACTCGTGGACGACGATTTTAATTTTAGTGAAATTACTCGCGAATACCTTGACGCTAAAGGGTGTAAGACGGTATTGAAACACAATGCTGACTCGGGGTTGTTGGCCTTTAAGCATGAGCATTTTGATCTTTGCGTCCTGGATGTTAAAATGCCAATGAAAAACGGTTTTGAGCTGGCAGAGGAGATACGGGCCCTGGATGGCCTTGTCCCCATCATTTTTTTGACCGGACAAACCCACAAGGAAGACAGAATAAAAGGGTTAAAACTAGGGGCTGATGATTACGTTACCAAGCCGTTCAGTATGGAAGAACTATATTTACGCATCAGGAATATTTTGAAACGCACGCAATTTCATAGTGAAGGAAAACAGGAAATGGAAAGGTACCAGATTGGCCAATTTAGCTTTGATGCAACCTCCAGGCAACTGTTTTTTTTAGAAGAAACAATCAGACTTACTGCCATTGAGGCCAGCCTATTAAAAATGTTCTGTGACAATGAGAACGGACTGCTGGAGCGCAACCTTGCTTTAAAAAGAATTTGGGGTGATGATGACCTGGTTCGAGGACGTAGCCTCAATGTCTATGTTTCAAAATTGCGTTCATTTCTGAAAAGGGATAAAACCATTGAAATCCTAAATGTCCATGGAATTGGATACAAAATGGTAGTCATGTAAGTTGTCTTTTTTACATTACTATGTTGCATTCCCAAATAAATCTTCAAATCGTTTCGATTACCTCCTGAAGCATTTTTGATAAATCAAATAAATAGATGGGAATGCTGTCCAGATCATCTTTTTCGTCCGCGCATATTTCCAAATCTGAAGCAACAGAGGCGATCTCGATTAAATCCAGGTATTTGGCTTGGCTCTTAATGCCATGCGCAATAATCGAGATGTTTTCCCAGTCTGATTGATCCATGGCCTCTAAAAGAAGATCTAGCTGTTTCGGCATCTCTGTCTTGAACATTTCTAAAAATTTATGTACAAGTTTATCATCATTACCCAATAGAGACCTTAATTTTTCTACATTCATTCCGTTCCTTTCTTTAGGTATTTGACTATTTTGTCCAATAACTCATCACTATTTATAGGTTTGCTGATATAATCATTCATCCC
This sequence is a window from Lewinellaceae bacterium. Protein-coding genes within it:
- a CDS encoding fibronectin type III domain-containing protein, with product MKLIKIALLICLAFFPGLMLMGQTEESPNLRMIGRYNNGKVELRWFPTSAAKWRLANQNGYILERMEMTDTDSGKGWVKLTKDAIKPMSMDQWNNSMDMTNKYVQATARAIHEKPEPPRQNAEIEKWLDYQNQETGLYTFVVLSTNIEPEAALGAAMRFEDQNITSGHPYAYRLTINETRNPTAQDTALVILEDTRTSYVPPSVYGLRLEEHEQTLKLFWEAENNDRLFGLYHIERSTDKQNFKRVTDLPIYLGAKDATEHIFIDSVENYQRYSYRVIGITPFGDEGKTSEVVEGMARDFSPAVGATEIKAKGNRQAVDVTWNLLVKSPDLSGFYIGRGPNANGPFAYINEKLLSPNARSFKDESPRANEPFYIVHAVDTAGNVSPAFAAMASVFDDEPPSAPVGLYGEIDTLGLVTIQWKENRESDLMGYHVFTANGKNDVYRPLTSRPVHSASIRDTVNMKNLDKEVYYKITALDYNNNPSGYSDVLVLKRPDIIPPVAPSIYKYEVGEGTVNLIWHNSPSDDVSRHKLIRKKEAARESVELVSFENKELTSFGDKGLEAGSSYQYTLIAMDEAGNQTTSVPLLVTVYDKGVRPAVQQFTAEMDKETKTVSLSWVYDQPSNDYRFVIFKGKNEEPLKSFKSTGADRTTFQDLILSEGIYKYAIKVIYPDGGESGLSETVQLMVGR
- a CDS encoding Hpt domain-containing protein, which encodes MNVEKLRSLLGNDDKLVHKFLEMFKTEMPKQLDLLLEAMDQSDWENISIIAHGIKSQAKYLDLIEIASVASDLEICADEKDDLDSIPIYLFDLSKMLQEVIETI
- a CDS encoding response regulator transcription factor, whose product is MKITPHILLVDDDFNFSEITREYLDAKGCKTVLKHNADSGLLAFKHEHFDLCVLDVKMPMKNGFELAEEIRALDGLVPIIFLTGQTHKEDRIKGLKLGADDYVTKPFSMEELYLRIRNILKRTQFHSEGKQEMERYQIGQFSFDATSRQLFFLEETIRLTAIEASLLKMFCDNENGLLERNLALKRIWGDDDLVRGRSLNVYVSKLRSFLKRDKTIEILNVHGIGYKMVVM